Within the [Enterobacter] lignolyticus SCF1 genome, the region GGCTGGTGGGGCTGGTCACCGCCATTACCCTCCCCGTCGGGCTGCTGGTGGGGATCCTCTCCGGCTACTACGGCGGCTGGCTGGAGCGCGTGCTGATGCGTTTTACCGACGTGGTGATGTCGATGCCGCGCCTGATTCTGGCCTTCGCCTTTGTCGCCATGCTCGGCCCGGGGCTGGTCAACGGCGCACTGGCGCTGGCGCTCACCACCTGGCCTGCCTATGCGCGGCAGGCGCGCAGCGAAATCCAGCGCCTGCGCCACAGCGACTACCTCGCGGCGGCGGAGATGATGGGCATTCGCGGCTGGCGGCTGCTGGCGGGCCATATTCTGCCGCTGTGCCTGCCCTCGGCCATCGTTCGTCTGGCGCTGGATCTGGCGGGGATAATCCTTGCCGCCGCCGGTCTGGGCTTCCTGGGGCTCGGCGCCCGCCCGCCGATGGCGGAATGGGGCGCGATGATCGCCGACGGCATGCAGGTTATTTTCGATCAGTGGTGGATTGCCGCCATTCCGGGAGGCGCGATTTTGTTCGCCAGCCTCGCCTTTAACCTGCTGGGCGACGGCCTGCGCGATGTGATGGAGCCGCAACATGACTGATATTCGTATTCACGCGCAGGGGCTGAACATTGACTACCCCGGCAGCCGCGTGGTCAACAGCCTCAGCTTTACGCTGGGCAACGAGCGCCTGGCGCTGGTCGGCGAATCCGGCTCCGGTAAATCCATGAGCGCCCGGGCGCTGATGGGGCTGGTGCGCAGGCCGGGCGTCGTCAGCGCCCAAACGCTGAACGTGCTGGGGCGCGACGTGCTGACGCTCAGCCCCCGCGGCTGGCAGCAGCTGCGCGGCAACGGCATCGCCATGGTGCTACAGGACCCGCGCTACGCCCTCAACCCGGTGAAAACGGTCGCCGCCCAAATCGACGAGGCGCTGACCCTGCATCAGCGCCTGAGCCGCCGCCAGCGCCAGGAACAGGCAGGCGACGCCATTCACGCCGTGGGGCTGGACAGCAGCGTCCTGAACCGCTATCCCGGCGAACTTTCCGGCGGCATGGGCCAGCGGGTGATGATCGCCATCGCGCTTATCAACAACCCGCAGGTGCTGATTGCCGACGAACCGACCTCGGCGCTCGACGCTCGCCTGCGCCAGCAGATCCTCGAACTGCTGGTGGAGCAATGCGAACAGCGGCGGATGGCGATGCTGCTGATAAGCCACGACCTGCCGCTGGTGGCGGCGCATTGCCACCGCGTGCTGGTGATGTATCAGGGGGAAAAAGTGGATGAAATGGCGGCGCAGCGGCTGCCCGACGCCACGCATCCGTACACGCGCACGCTGTGGACCTGCCGCCCCAGCGCCAGTACCTTTGGCCAGATGCTGCCCACGCTCGATCGCAGCCAGTCTTTTCGCGGGGTAAACCATGACGGTCGTTAAACTTGAGCAGCTTCAGGTCACCTTCGGCGCCAAAACCGCCGTCAGTTCGGCCAGCTTCGCGGTCAATGCCGGGGAAACGTTCAGCCTGATAGGCGCCTCCGGCTGCGGCAAATCGACGCTGTTGCGGGTGCTGGCCGGGCTGCAGCGCGAATGGCAGGGGCAGGTTAGCCTGCTCGACCAGAGCGTGACTCCCGGCGCGCGTTTTACCGGCGCGCTGCGCCGCAACGTGCAGATGGTATTTCAGGACCCGTACGCGTCGCTGCATCCGAACCACACGATGTACCGCACGCTGGCGGAGCCGCTGCAGATCCACGGAAAAACGCAAATTGAAGCGCGCGTCACTACCGCGCTGCAGGAGGTGGGACTGCCCGCCGATGCCGTGAACCGCTACCCGCACCAGCTTTCCGGCGGCCAGCGCCAGCGCGTGGCAATTGCCCGCGCGTTGCTGCTGCGCCCGAAAATTCTGCTGCTTGATGAGCCGACCTCGGCGCTGGATATGTCGGTACAGGCGGAGATCCTCAACCTGCTCAACCGTCTGAAGGGCGAGCACGGCATGACCTACCTGCTGGTCAGCCACGATGCCGACGTGATTGCCCATATGTCGGATCGCGCGGCGTTTATGGCCGGGGGCGAAATCCGGCGCTTCTTCGACCGCCGGGCGCTGCTGAGCGGCGAGCACCGGATGGCGTGACCAACGGCCCCTCTCCCGCACCGGCAGAGGGGCCGTGCTTCAGCGCGCTTTGCGCAGGCCGCGCGTCAGGCGTTTTTCAATTTCCACCACCACGAACATTGCGCCGGCAACCGCCAGCGTAATCCCCCAGTAGCGCAGCGGCAGCGCTTCGGTGCCGAACATCATCTGCATAAACGGCAGGTAGATGATGGCCAGCTGCAGCGCCAGCAGCGCGCCGGTCACCAGCCAGATGCCTTTGTTAAGCAGCAGACCGCGGTTAAGCGAGAAGCTGTTGCTGCTGCGGCAGTTGATCATATAAACCCACTGCGCGGCCACCAGCATCTGTAGCAGGACGGTGCGGATAAACTCCGGGCTATGGCCGCGTGGCGCCAGCCAGGCCTCCAGCGCAAAGGCGCTGACCGCGATTATCGAGCCGACAAACGCCACCCGCCAGACGGCGAAGGCATCCATCACGTGCTGCCCGGTCTTACGCGGCGGACGGTTCATCGCATTGCGCTCCGCCGCCTCAAACGCCAGGCCAAAGGAGAGCGTGGCGGAGGTCGCCATGTTCAGCCACAGAATCAGCACCGGCGTCAGCGGGATCATGCTGCCCGCCAGCAGCGCAATAATGATCAGCAGCCCCTGCGCCAGGTTGGTCGGCATGATGAAAAGAATGGTTTTCTTCAGGTTGTCATAGACCCGGCGGCCCTCTTTTACCGCGCTGGCGATGGTGGCGAAGTTGTCATCGGTGAGCACCATGTCGGCGGCCTCTTTGGTCACTTCGGTCCCCTTGATGCCCATCGCGATACCGACGTCGGCCTGGCGCAGCGCGGGCGCATCGTTCACGCCGTCGCCGGTCATCCCGACCACCTCGCCGCGCTCCTGCAGCGCTTTCACCAGCCGCAGCTTATGCTCCGGGCTGGTACGGGCAAAAATATCGTACTCAACCGCCGCTTTCGCCAGCTCCTCATCGTTCATGTGCTCAAGCTGATAGCCCGTCACCGCCTGCATGCTGTTGCCAATTCCCAGCATCTGGCCGATGCTCATCGCCGTCTGCGGATGATCGCCGGTGATCATCTTCACGCGGATGCCCGCGTTCTGGCAGGCATGAATCGCGTCGATGGCCTCCGGACGCGGCGGGTCCATCATCCCGGCAATGCCGAGCAGCACCAGGCCCGCGCGCAGATCGTCATGCGTTAAGGTTGTCGCGCCCGGCGCGGCGGGCTTCCAGGCCGCCGCCACCATCCGCAGCCCCTGGCTGGCGTAGCGCGCCATTTCCGCCTCCCAGTACGCGCGGTCAAACGCCGCCTCGCCCTGACGGGTCTGCTGGTGCTGGCACAGCGCAAACAGCACGTCCGGGGCGCCGGTCACCAGCACCCGATCCACGCCGTCGATCCGGTAGTGGGTCGCCATATATTTGTACTGCGAATCAAAAGGAATTTTCGCCACCAGCTGCGTCGGCGTCTCGCGCAGATGTGCTTTGGCCGCCAGCACCTTCAGCGCGCCCTCGGTCGGCCCACCGGTGATGCCCCACAGGCCGCGCTCGTCCTGGATAATCTGGCTGTCGTTGCAGAGATCGATAGCGCGCAGGTAGGTTTCCAGCACGGTATCCGGCTGCACCTGCAGCGGCTCATCGCTGCCCTCAAGATAGATATGGCCTTCAGGCGCATAGCTGTCGCCATCCACGCGATAGCCGCTGTCGGCGGTAATAATGGCCTTTACCGTCATTTCATTCATGGTGAGGGTGCCGGTCTTGTCCGAGCAGACGACGGTCATCGCCCCGAGGGTTTCCACCGTCGGCAGCTTGCGGATAATCGCCCGCTTGCGCGCCATCGCCTGTACGCCCAGGGAGAGGATGATCGAAATAATGGCCGGTAACCCCTCCGGCACCGCCGCGACCGCGAGGCTAATCAGCGACAGCAGCAGCTCCCCCAGCGGGATGTCGCGCAGCGCGATGCTGAACGCAAACAGCGCCGCCATCATCGCGAGGATAATGACGAAAATCGCTTTGCCGAGTTTGTCCATCTGCACCAGCAGCGGCGTACGGTGCTGCTTTATCTCCGCCATCATCTGATTGATATGGCCAAGCTCCGTCTCCTGGCCGGTGGCGGTAACGACGCCCACGCCGCTGCCGGCGCTGATGGTGGTGCCGGAGAACAGCATGTTGGCGCGATCGCCCAGCGGCAGCTCGCCCTGTAGCGCCCCGGTGTGCTTATCCACTACGGTGGATTCACCAGTCAGGATAGCCTCCTCCACCCGCAGGTTGTGCGCCTCGATAAGGCGCATATCGGCAGGAATGCGATCGCCGGCGCGCAGCACGACGATATCGCCCGGAACCAACTCAACGGTCGGTACGGTGTCGTGCTGGCCGTTACGCAGCGCGACCGCATCGCTGGAGAGCATATTGCGGATGCTTTGCAGGGATTTTTCGGCATTGCTTTCCTGAATGTGGCCAATAAGCGCATTGACCACCGTCACGCCAAGGATAACCAGCGTGTCGACCCAGTGCCCCATCGCCGCGGTCAGCGCGGCGGCGGCCAGCAGCACGTAGATAAGCACATCGTTAAAGTGCGCAAGAAAGCGCAGCCAGGCCGGTCTGCCCTTTTTCTCCGGCAGCGCGTTCGGCCCGACCTGCTGATAGCGTTCTTTGGCCTGCGCCGTACTTAAGCCGCAAAGGTCGCTTTTCTGCTGCGCCAGCGCCTGCTGAACGCTCTGCTGGTAGGCTTCGCGATAGCGCGGACCGCCGCCGGGCGGGATAGTGTTGGGGTTAATCATTTTGGTCATTGTAAATATCCTTTTAAATTCCGGTTAGCGGAAAGCCGAAAATCATTTCCGGCCAATGCAAAAAACGTTAAGGCAAATATTCACATGGCATTAAATTTGATCTAACGCAATATTCAAGCTGGCGTAATATTCAAAACTAGCGGCAGAGAAAATGTTTCCAACACTATTACAAAGTTTTTCTAAACCGACGCTAAACGAGGGGGTATCATGTTCGGAATCTACCGCGGGCGCCGCCTGGCGCTATATGTCGCCGCCGCCATTATTATTGCCACGCTTATCGGCTACAGCACTTATACTTTTGTAAAAGTGCTGGGGTAATAATGACGTTAATTTACCAAAGCAGATTTATTTTTAATTAATCAAGAATATATTACGCAGATAATCGTAGCGCTAATATAAATGCGAAGAAAAATAATGCCTGACGGGGAGCATTGCGTTATCGGCAGAATTCCCCGACAATATCGTTTTTAACTGACGATTAACATAACAATGAAGCATCCGCTCGAATCGCTGTTGACCGCTGGCGGCATTTTGCTGATGGCGCTGCTCTCCTGCCTGCTGCTGCCAGCGCCCTCTTTAGGATTGACGCTGGCGCAAAAGCTGGTCGAGACCTTCCATCTGATGGATCTCAACCAGCTCTACACCCTGCTCTTTTGCGTCTGGTTTTTAGCGCTGGGCGCCATCGAGTTCCTGGCGCTGCGCTACATCTGGCGTCGCTGGTTCGCGCTGGCATAAGCGCCACGCCAGCGCGCGACAATCAGTGCGTCTGGTGCTCTTTGCGCCAGGCGCCGGGAGGCTGTTTGAAGGTTCGCGTAAAGACGCGGGTGAAGGTCTGCTGCGAATCAAAGCCATACTTCAGGCTGATATCGTAGACCTTCTGGTTGGTGTCGCGCAGATCCTGCGCCGCCAGCAGCAGCTTGCGCTTACGGATATAGCGCCCCAGGTTCTCCCCTTTATGTTGGACAAACAAACGCTGCAGATGCCATTTTGAATAGCCCGCGTGGCGGGCGATATCCTCAATGCGCAGCGGCTGATGCAGATTGTCGTCGATCCAGTCGACGATGGCGTCAATCACCTGAGCGGAAATCGTCATGCTTCCCTCCCCTGTTGTAAACCGTCCGGCGGTCATTCCCACCAGGCCTGAAATGGTTGATCCTGATTTGCCACCCACACCGGCTCCCCCTGCGCCGGCGTCAGCAGGCGATACGGTTTCCCCTCGCTTGCCAGCGCCAGCTTTTTATACGGGTCGTCCCAGGTATGTTTGGCCAGTACGAAGCGCCCCGAATGGCCCGGCAGCACCGCGCGCGCGTTAAGATCCACCGCCGCCTGCGCCGTCTCTTCCGGCATCATGTGGATGTATTTCCAGTCCTCGTCGTACTGGCCGTTTTCCATGATCGCGAGAGAGACGTGGCCAAACTGCTCGCCGATCGCCTTAAAGTGCGGGCCATAGCCGCTGTCGCCGCTGTAGTAGATATTTTGCTGCGGCGTAACGAACATAAAGCTGCCCCACAGCGTCTGGTTGCGCTTCAGACCGCGGCCGGAAAAATGGCGCGCGGGTAAGACATGTACCGCCAGCGCATCGCTGAACCGGACCTGCTGCTGCCAGTCGGCTTCGGTGATGATATCGGGGTTCATCCCCCAGTAGCGCAAATGCGAGCCAACACCCAGCGGCGTAATCACCCGGCGAACCTTCGGCATCAGCGCCCTGATGGTGGCGTAATCAAGATGGTCGTAGTGATCGTGGGAGATAATCAGCAGGTCTATTTCCGGCATGCTCTGCGCGCTCCACGGGTAATCGCCGTCAAACGCCTTGTTAAGGAACGAAAACGGCGCGGCGTAGCTGCTGAAAACCGGATCGATCAGGATGCGCTGGCCGGAAAGCTGCAGATACCACGAGGAGTGTCCCAGCCAGAAAATCACCTCCTGCTGAGACGGCAGGCTGGCAAGATCGGTCGCCACCCGCGGCAGCGGCTGCGCCGGACGGGCGTTTTCGCGCCGGGCGGTGAGAAACTCCCACCAGGCCGCCAGCATGTTTTTCTCCCCGGTAAAACCCGGCGTCGGCAGCTGATTATGAAACGCCCCGTCGCGGTACTGCGCGGAGCGCTCGACGATGCTTAACTGCGCGCCCTGGGGCGTCCGACCAAAACCGGCATTCAACACAAACGGTAAACTCGCTGCACTGGCAATTAACATGATGGCAACCACGCTGAGAAAGAATCGCTTCATATCCTGACCACGACCGACGGCGGAACAGCTGGCGATACAAGAGACACTTGATTATGAGTGAGTAAGCACTCATTATAGAAACAGAACGAAGGTCGTCAAGACGATTTTCAATTTTTGACATTCAGCGTTGAAGTGGCGCAACCGGCATGCTTCAATCGATGTTTTTTCCAGACTGTGAGGTAAAGTGTAGTGGCTCGTCCGAAAAGCGAAGATAAAAAACAAGCGTTACTTGAGGCGGCAACCGCAGCTTTCGCCCAGTCCGGGGTTGCCGCATCCACCGCCGTGATCGCCCGCAACGCCGGGGTGGCGGAAGGGACGCTGTTTCGCTATTTCGCCACCAAAGACGATCTGTTAAACGCGCTTTACCTCGATATCAAAGCCGATATGCTGCAGGCGCTGCTGGTTCGCCCGGCCGGGCTGGATATCAGCAGCCCAAAAGAAAACACCCGTAACATCTGGAACAACTATATTGACTGGGGGATCCGCAACCCCGTCAGCCACAAAGCCATTCGCCGGATGTCGCTCAGCGAACGGATCACCGACGCCACCAAACGGCAGGTCAGCGATATGTATCCTGAGCTGCAGGATCTCTGTAAGCGCTCGGTGCGCGAGGTTTTCCTCGCGGGCGATTACCAGCCCTTCGGCGATGCGCTGTTCCTGGCGCTGGCGGAGACCACTATTGAGTTCGCCAGCCACGAGCCGTCGCGCGCGCAGGCGCTTATTGCGCTCGGTTTTGAAGCCATGTGGCGGGCGCTGGCCGAGGAGGAAGCCCAATGAATGGCGATGCGTTAGTCGCCCACGCGCTGCGCGTGGCGCAGGAATATCCGTTCAGCGAACGCTGCTGGCCGTTTGGCCCGGAATATGACGTCTTTAAGGTAGACGGCAAGATTTTTATGATAGCCATGAGCCTGCGCGGCCATCCGCTGATTAGCCTCAAGGTCGACCCGGAAAAATCGCTGCTGCATCAGGCGATTTACCCCAGCATTCACCCCGGATACCATCTCAACAAAAAGCACTGGATTTCCGTCTACGGCGGCGATGACATTCACCCGGATCTGGTCGAAAGCCTGATTGAAGATTCATGGCATCTGGTGGTCGACAAGCTGCCCAAAAACCGGCAAAAACGCCTGCGCCCGGCGTGATTTTCAGCTCAGGAAAACAAGTGTTATCACAATTTTAGCCCTTATCAAGCGCGGGCTAACCCTGTACCCTGCTCCCACGTAATTCGCCAAACGACGGCGATACCAATTTCTGAGGAGCCATTATGGATATCGTATCTGTTGCCCTGAAACGCCACTCCACCAAAGCGTTCGACGCCAATAAAAAACTGACCGCCGACCAGGCCGGGCAGTTGAAAACCCTGCTGCAGTTCAGCCCGTCCAGCACTAACTCCCAGCCCTGGCACTTTATCGTCGCCAGCACCGAGGCCGGAAAAGCGCGCGTCGCGAAATCCGCCGCTGGCGGCTACGTGTTCAACGAACGTAAAATGCTGGACGCGTCCCACGTGGTGGTGTTCTGCGCCAAAACCGCGATGGACGACGCCTGGCTGGAGCGCGTGGTGGATCAGGAAGACGCCGACGGACGTTTTGCATCGCCCGAGGCGAAAGCCGCTAACAACAAAGGCCGCCGCTTCTTTGCCGATATGCACCGCGTCGACCTGAAAGATGACGATCAGTGGATGGCGAAACAGGTGTACCTCAACGTCGGTAACTTCCTGCTGGGCGTGGCCGCCATGGGGCTCGACGCCGTGCCGATTGAAGGTTTCGACGCCGCCATTCTTGACGCGGAGTTCGGCCTGAAAGAAAAAGGCTTCACCAGCCTGGTGGTCGTGCCGGTCGGTCATCACAGCGTTGAAGACTTCAACGCCAGCCTGCCGAAATCCCGTCTGCCGCTGAGCGCCACGCTGACCGAGATTTGATGTCTGCGCCCGGCGACCGCCGCCGGGCAAGCATCAGAATCCTATTCGCCATTTTGCCTTCCCGCATGCCAAATCTTTTCCGCATACCGCCCCACCACTGCCAGCGAGACGGCGAGAATGAGGAAAAACACCACCTTGTGCAGGCTGTCCCAGAAGTACTCGAAAAAGCGGGTGTAGAGGTTGATGGCAAGAAAGGTCAGCCCGAAACCGCGCAGCATCCCGTCGTCGGTTTTCAGGCTGATATAAATACAGATCCCGGCGGCGACGGCGAACAGCAGCGCCCA harbors:
- a CDS encoding DUF1158 domain-containing protein — its product is MKHPLESLLTAGGILLMALLSCLLLPAPSLGLTLAQKLVETFHLMDLNQLYTLLFCVWFLALGAIEFLALRYIWRRWFALA
- a CDS encoding TetR/AcrR family transcriptional regulator, with protein sequence MARPKSEDKKQALLEAATAAFAQSGVAASTAVIARNAGVAEGTLFRYFATKDDLLNALYLDIKADMLQALLVRPAGLDISSPKENTRNIWNNYIDWGIRNPVSHKAIRRMSLSERITDATKRQVSDMYPELQDLCKRSVREVFLAGDYQPFGDALFLALAETTIEFASHEPSRAQALIALGFEAMWRALAEEEAQ
- the nfsB gene encoding oxygen-insensitive NAD(P)H nitroreductase: MDIVSVALKRHSTKAFDANKKLTADQAGQLKTLLQFSPSSTNSQPWHFIVASTEAGKARVAKSAAGGYVFNERKMLDASHVVVFCAKTAMDDAWLERVVDQEDADGRFASPEAKAANNKGRRFFADMHRVDLKDDDQWMAKQVYLNVGNFLLGVAAMGLDAVPIEGFDAAILDAEFGLKEKGFTSLVVVPVGHHSVEDFNASLPKSRLPLSATLTEI
- a CDS encoding ABC transporter permease; the encoded protein is MPASLFLRRLRRSPAAFSGLLAIALLLLVALFAPWIAPLDPNWQDAAARLQAPDARHWLGTDSYGRDLLSRLIYGTRPALGLVGLVTAITLPVGLLVGILSGYYGGWLERVLMRFTDVVMSMPRLILAFAFVAMLGPGLVNGALALALTTWPAYARQARSEIQRLRHSDYLAAAEMMGIRGWRLLAGHILPLCLPSAIVRLALDLAGIILAAAGLGFLGLGARPPMAEWGAMIADGMQVIFDQWWIAAIPGGAILFASLAFNLLGDGLRDVMEPQHD
- a CDS encoding MmcQ/YjbR family DNA-binding protein, with the translated sequence MNGDALVAHALRVAQEYPFSERCWPFGPEYDVFKVDGKIFMIAMSLRGHPLISLKVDPEKSLLHQAIYPSIHPGYHLNKKHWISVYGGDDIHPDLVESLIEDSWHLVVDKLPKNRQKRLRPA
- a CDS encoding ABC transporter ATP-binding protein, with translation MTDIRIHAQGLNIDYPGSRVVNSLSFTLGNERLALVGESGSGKSMSARALMGLVRRPGVVSAQTLNVLGRDVLTLSPRGWQQLRGNGIAMVLQDPRYALNPVKTVAAQIDEALTLHQRLSRRQRQEQAGDAIHAVGLDSSVLNRYPGELSGGMGQRVMIAIALINNPQVLIADEPTSALDARLRQQILELLVEQCEQRRMAMLLISHDLPLVAAHCHRVLVMYQGEKVDEMAAQRLPDATHPYTRTLWTCRPSASTFGQMLPTLDRSQSFRGVNHDGR
- a CDS encoding RamA family antibiotic efflux transcriptional regulator, giving the protein MTISAQVIDAIVDWIDDNLHQPLRIEDIARHAGYSKWHLQRLFVQHKGENLGRYIRKRKLLLAAQDLRDTNQKVYDISLKYGFDSQQTFTRVFTRTFKQPPGAWRKEHQTH
- a CDS encoding cation-transporting P-type ATPase; translation: MTKMINPNTIPPGGGPRYREAYQQSVQQALAQQKSDLCGLSTAQAKERYQQVGPNALPEKKGRPAWLRFLAHFNDVLIYVLLAAAALTAAMGHWVDTLVILGVTVVNALIGHIQESNAEKSLQSIRNMLSSDAVALRNGQHDTVPTVELVPGDIVVLRAGDRIPADMRLIEAHNLRVEEAILTGESTVVDKHTGALQGELPLGDRANMLFSGTTISAGSGVGVVTATGQETELGHINQMMAEIKQHRTPLLVQMDKLGKAIFVIILAMMAALFAFSIALRDIPLGELLLSLISLAVAAVPEGLPAIISIILSLGVQAMARKRAIIRKLPTVETLGAMTVVCSDKTGTLTMNEMTVKAIITADSGYRVDGDSYAPEGHIYLEGSDEPLQVQPDTVLETYLRAIDLCNDSQIIQDERGLWGITGGPTEGALKVLAAKAHLRETPTQLVAKIPFDSQYKYMATHYRIDGVDRVLVTGAPDVLFALCQHQQTRQGEAAFDRAYWEAEMARYASQGLRMVAAAWKPAAPGATTLTHDDLRAGLVLLGIAGMMDPPRPEAIDAIHACQNAGIRVKMITGDHPQTAMSIGQMLGIGNSMQAVTGYQLEHMNDEELAKAAVEYDIFARTSPEHKLRLVKALQERGEVVGMTGDGVNDAPALRQADVGIAMGIKGTEVTKEAADMVLTDDNFATIASAVKEGRRVYDNLKKTILFIMPTNLAQGLLIIIALLAGSMIPLTPVLILWLNMATSATLSFGLAFEAAERNAMNRPPRKTGQHVMDAFAVWRVAFVGSIIAVSAFALEAWLAPRGHSPEFIRTVLLQMLVAAQWVYMINCRSSNSFSLNRGLLLNKGIWLVTGALLALQLAIIYLPFMQMMFGTEALPLRYWGITLAVAGAMFVVVEIEKRLTRGLRKAR
- a CDS encoding MBL fold metallo-hydrolase; this encodes MKRFFLSVVAIMLIASAASLPFVLNAGFGRTPQGAQLSIVERSAQYRDGAFHNQLPTPGFTGEKNMLAAWWEFLTARRENARPAQPLPRVATDLASLPSQQEVIFWLGHSSWYLQLSGQRILIDPVFSSYAAPFSFLNKAFDGDYPWSAQSMPEIDLLIISHDHYDHLDYATIRALMPKVRRVITPLGVGSHLRYWGMNPDIITEADWQQQVRFSDALAVHVLPARHFSGRGLKRNQTLWGSFMFVTPQQNIYYSGDSGYGPHFKAIGEQFGHVSLAIMENGQYDEDWKYIHMMPEETAQAAVDLNARAVLPGHSGRFVLAKHTWDDPYKKLALASEGKPYRLLTPAQGEPVWVANQDQPFQAWWE
- a CDS encoding ABC transporter ATP-binding protein, whose product is MTVVKLEQLQVTFGAKTAVSSASFAVNAGETFSLIGASGCGKSTLLRVLAGLQREWQGQVSLLDQSVTPGARFTGALRRNVQMVFQDPYASLHPNHTMYRTLAEPLQIHGKTQIEARVTTALQEVGLPADAVNRYPHQLSGGQRQRVAIARALLLRPKILLLDEPTSALDMSVQAEILNLLNRLKGEHGMTYLLVSHDADVIAHMSDRAAFMAGGEIRRFFDRRALLSGEHRMA